Genomic DNA from Streptomyces venezuelae:
AGCGGCGGGCGGGGTGTCGGCGAAGTCCAGCTCACGCAGGACGGCGACGACCGAGTGGATGTGGTCGGCCGTGGCTGCGACCGCCCGGGTGCGGTCACTCGCCAGCGGGAGCCCGGAACGTGCGGCCCATCGGGCGGCTTCCGGCGGAGTGAGGGGCGGTTCGGCGTCGGGCATGGAGGTCCCTCCTCGGGCTAAAAGCTAAGTGTTTGCGTTAGTCCCACCGTAGGGCCTACGCTCCCTTAACGCAAACAGTTAGCCTTTACCGGCCGCCACCAGGGAGCCCCCATGCAGACGCAGACCCCGCCCGGAACCCCTCACTGGAACGTCGGCGACGTCACCGTCCACCGGATCGACGAAATCTTCTTGCCGCCCGAGACCGGCCCCTGGTTGCTCCCGGACGCCACACCCGACGTGGTCGCCCAGCACCCCTGGCTGCACACCGGCTTCACCGACGACGCGAGCGCCCTGCGCCTCGACAGCCACACCTTCGCGCTCACCGTGGGCACACTGCGCGTCCTCGTCGACACCGGCATCGGCAACGGCAAGACGCGCGCGAACCCGGCCTGGCACGATCTCCGCACCGACTACCTGCAACGCCTCACCGACGCGGGCTTCCCGCCGGACTCCGTCGACCTCGTCGTCCTCACGCACCTGCACACCGACCACGTCGGCTGGAACACCCGCGAGGAGAACGGCGCTTGGCTTCCCACGTTCCCCCGCGCCCGCTACGTCACCTCCCGCGCCGAGCGGGAGTTCTGGTCCGGCTACGCCATGGACGAACCGCGACAGCAGATGTTCCGCGACTCCGTGCATCCGGTCGAGGACGCGGGGCTGCTCGACCTGGTCGACGTACCGGCCGAGGGCGCCGAAGTCGCCCCGGGAATCCGACTCGTACCGACCCCTGGGCACACCCCTGGTCACGTCGCCGTCGAGGTGCACAGCAACGGCGCATCAGCCCTGATCACGGGCGACTTGCTGCACCATCCCGTGCAGCTCCCCCACCCCCACATCGGAAGCTGCGTGGACATCGACCCCGGGCAGGCCGAGGCCACACGCAGCGACCTGCTCGCCTCGCTCACCGACACGGAGACGCTGCTCCTCGGCACCCACTTCCCCCATCCGACGGCAGGCCGCGTGGTGTCCGACGGGGATACGTACCGTCTGGCACCGGTCCCGCCGTCACACACCGCATCCCCAGCGTGAGCGACGGGCGGAGGAAAGCAGGCGTGTCGGCGAACTCGGCCACGAGGAAGAGCAGTTCGGCGGGAGGCCGCCTACGAGCGGGGATCACGGGTCGATCGGCGTGGCGGCGGCGTCGTACGGGAGCGTGGAGAGGGCGTCGGCGTACCCCCGCTCCATGGCCTGCCGTTGGCGGGCGTGGTGCAAGGTCGCGGGGTGTGCGTCCAGGCGCGCCATGCGTTCCTCGTGGCTCCGGGTGATCTCTGCCGCCGTCGCGCGCCAGTCGGCGTCGTCCGGTAGGCGGACCAGCTCCACACAGGCCGGAACCGTGCCCTCCGCCAGGGCGGCAGCCGCCCGGTCGTGACCGTCGAGGAGCAGCCAGCCGTCCAGGAAGGACACCCACCACAGCAGCACGGGGGCGAGGGTTCCCTCACGGGCGTGTTTGCGGAGGGCCTTGACGCGGGGTGTGTCCGGCGCCTGGAGGGGGCGCAGCGGCAGAACGCCGTGCCAGCCTCCGCCGCAGAGCAGCTCGATCGTCGCGTCGGGCCAGTCCTGGACGAGGTCGCAGCTCCAGATGCCGGGGGCGAACGTCGTACGTGGGGACAGCCGCCAGCGTCCGGCCCGTAACGGTCCGTACTCCGCCGCGTCCTCGAGCCACCGTGCGTACCGATGCGTCCACTCGCCCCCGGCCCGCACCGTCGCGGCGGACACGGGTGGCAGCGGGGAGTGGTGGCCGGGCAGCCGACGCAGGTGGAGGTCGTGACAGCAACCGTCGCCCTCCGAGCGGGCCAGCAGCAGTGGCCGTTCGTTCTGCAGAAGCACCCAGCGACGAGACCCCGTACGCGCAAAGCGAAGGGAAGGGGGCGGGGGCGCTCCCGGCGGCCCGGTTTCCGGTACGGCCAGGACGAGTCCGCCTCCCGGCAGCGGTTCCCTCGGCGCCCTGTTCATGGGACCAGTGTCGTGACGAGGAACCCGGCCCGGCAACACAGTTGTGCCCCACGCCGGCCGAAGCCCTCGTCCGTCCCTGCCGCCATCACGCCCGCGCGTCCCCGACGCGCGCGAGCCACATGTCCACGGGTCCGGCCGTAAGCACCCCGCTGCCCGCACCGGCCACCTGCCCCGCCGCCGGCAACAGGCGCGCCCGGACCCGCTCCAGGCCCGCCCGGTCCCCCACGCGCAGCGCCGCCTCCGCCTCCACACAGCACAACGCCTCGTAGAGCAGGTCCGGCGGCGGTTCGGGCAGGGCCCGCAGTGCTGCCCGTGCCTGCGCGTGGCGTCCCGTCTCCGCGAGGGCCAGCGCCTCGGCCCAGGGGCGGTGCGGGCCCCAGTCCAGGGTGAGGTCGACGTCGGGCGGCAGCAGGTGCGCCAGGCGCAGGGTGACCAGCGCCAGCGGCAGCAGCCCGGTGCGCATCCCCGGCATCCCGGCCTCGTCCAGGTGCGCGGCCGCGACCCGCATCGCGGTCTCGGCCCCTGCCACGTCCCCGGACGCGGCGTGCCGCAGGGCGTCGTACCACCGTGTGAAGACGCCGACCAACGGCAGTTCGTGACGTTCCGAGAGACGCGCCGCGGCTGCGGCGTGCGCGTCGGCGCCCGGAAAGTCGCCGAGCCCGGCGCGTGCCTGAAGGCGGATGAGGTGGCCGAGCACTTCGAACGTCACCAGGCCCTGTCTCGCGGCGAGTTCGACGATCTCGGCGCCGATGGCGTCGCGCTGCGGTGCCAGACCGGCGCGGGTGAAGGACTGCATGTACGTCCCGTTGAGGGCGAACGCCAGCAGCGCGGGGTCGTCGAGGTGCCGGGCGAGCCGTTCCGCTTCGCGCGCGGCCCGCGGTCCTCGCGGTGTCCTGGCGCCACGCGTCTCCACCGCGACGGTGGCGAGGAGCCTGCAGCGTGCCGCGTCGGACGCGTCGTGCGGCAGGTGCACGAGGGTCCGCTCCGCGGCGGCGACGATCTGCCGGGCGAGTTCCGGGTCGTCGGCGCGCGTCCAGATCGCCGGCACGTCGAAGGCGCCGATCACGCGCGCGGTCAGTTCCGCGTCGTCGTACTCCTCGGCCGCCTCGACGGCCGCCATGCGGTGGCGCCGGGCGGCCAACAGTCCCCCGGCGCCGGTCACGGCGAGGTTGCGCATGAGGCCGACGGTCGACTCCAGACGGGCGCGGGCGCCGGCCTCCACGGTGCGGTCGTACGACGCCGCCGCCTCGGTCCAGAGCCGGGACGCCGACCGCGGAGGCGCCGTCGCGGCCGTGCCGAGAAAGGGGCCTTCCCTTCCGTCCTCCAACGCCGTGTCCTGCGCGAGGATGTCCGACTCCAGGCGGCGCAGACCGGAGCCAGGGTCGAGTCCCAGTTCGTCGGCGAGCGTGACCCGTGCGCGGCGGAGTGTCGCGAGCGCGTCGCCCTGTCGGCCTGCCCGGTACAGCGCGAGAGACAGCAGCCGCCAGGCGTCCTCGCGCCACGGGTGGCGGGCCACGTGCGCGTCGAGGTCGGGCACGACATCGGCGGCCCGGCCGCACGCCAGCGCCGCTTCGGCGCGCCGCTCGACGGCCAGCGCACGCAGTTCGGCGAGCCGGGAACGTTCCGTACGTGCCCACTCCTCGTCCGGGAAATCGGCGTAGGCAGGCCCCCGCCACCAGGCCAGCGCCTCGTCGAGGCGGCGCAGCGCGTCCGGCGGCGGGGCCTGCCGGACCTCGGTCACGGCCGTTTCGAACCGCCAGGCGTCGACGGCGTCCGGTGCGGCCCGCAGCGCGTAACCCGGGCCCTCGGTCACGAGGAGGCGGGCGGGAGCGCGGTGCGGCCGGTCGGGTTCCACGGCCTTGCGCAGAGCGGCGACGAACGTCCGTACTGTCCCGAGGGCCCGTTCCGGGGGGTCGTCCCACAGGTCGTCGATGAGGCGGGTGACGGGCACGACGTGGCGGCGGGCGACGATCAGGCGGGCCAGGACGGCGCGCTGCCGCGGCCCGCCCAGGGCGAGCGGACGTTCGGCGTTCCAGGCGGTCACGGTGCCGAGGACCCCGAACCGGACCGGCCCCACCGATTGCGGACCTACTGGTTCCGGCCCCATTGGTTCCGGCCCCATCGGCTGCGGACGCACCGATTCCGGCCGTTCCGTTCCCTTCACCACGCCACCCGACCCGTTCCGTCCGTTCCTGTCCCACTCACCGATCGGTCGCCGCCCGCTCCTTCATCGGCCCCTGATCGGGGCTCGGTCTCTGATCGATTGCTGATTCGCCCGCGGGAGGCTGAACGCGTCCGCCGCTCGCGGCCTCACCCCATACTCCCGGAGAGCTCACCATGACACCGACCGTCCCCGGCTTCGATCACCAGCACGTCCCTGTCGCGGACGGCGTACGTCTCCACGTCGCCGTCGGCGGCTCCGGCAGCCCCGTCGTGCTCCTGCACGGCTTCCCGCAGACGCACCTGATGTGGCGGCACGTGGCGGCCGACCTCGCGGCGGAGCACACCGTGATCTGCCCGGACCTGCGCGGGTACGGCGCCAGCGACAAACCGGCCGACGCCGACGGGGCAACGTACTCCAAGCGCACGATGGCGGCCGACGTCGTCGCGCTGGCCCGTGCCCTCGGCCACGACCGGTTCGCCCTGGCCGGACACGACCGCGGCGCCCTCGTCGCCGTACGGGCCGGTCTCGACCACCCGGAGGCGGTCACGCACCTCTTGTCCCTCGACGTGCTGCCGACGCTCGACATGTGGGAGGTCATGCACGGCACCACGGCCGCCGTGGGCTTCCACCTGTACCTGATGGCCCAACCACCCGGCCTGCCCGAGGAGTTGATCGGCAGCGCCCCGGACGCGTTCTTCGGCCACTTCCTCGACATCTGGACGCGCGATCCCGCCGCGATCCCCGCCGACGTACGCGCCGCCTACCTGAAGGCGTGCCGCGAGGCCGTGCCGTCCATCGTCGCCGACTACCGCGCCTCCGCCCACATCGACGTCCGGCACGACCAAGCCGACCGGGACGCGGGCAACCGGCTCGCCATGCCGGTCTCGGTGCTCCAGCAGGACTGGGGCGCGGCGCTCGGCTTCGACGCCGCCGCGCTGTGGCGCGCCTGGGCTCCCGACCTGCACCACGCGACCGTGTCCTGCGGGCACTTCATGGCGGAGGAGGAGCCTGCCGTGGTCGGCGCGGCGATACGCGACCTGCTCACGCGCTGAGCACCCGCCCCCGTCTCACTTCCTGCGGCGGTCGAGCTGCTCGACCAGGTGGGGCAGGTCGTCGGCGTAGAGGTCGAACGTGTCCGAGGGCGCGGGCGGGTCCCCGACGGGACGCGCCACATACGCCGTGCGCAGGCCGAGGCTCTGCGCGGCGCGCAGGTCCCACGCGTGGGCGGCGACCATCAGCAGGCGCTCGGGCGGGCGCCCGGACACCGTGACGGCCAGGCGGTAGACCGCCGGGTCGGGCTTGTAGGTCCGGGCGTCCTCGGCGGACAGCGCCTGATGCCAGCGCAGTCCGGCGTACGCGTTGAGCTCCAGCAGCGCCGGCCTGCTCGCGTTGGAGAGCGCCAGCAGCGGGAAACGTTCGGCGAGACGGGTGAGCCCGGCCACCGTGTCGGGCCACGGCGGAAGCCTGCGTCCCGTCAGGCCCAGCGCCGCCACGGCACGCGCGTCGCCGGCCTGCACCGCGTCGGCGACGAGCTGCGCGGCCTCCAGGTCGAGGACGTCGCTGGTGGCATAGGGCCTCAGACCGTCGACCATGCGCCGCTGCTCGCGCTCGACGTGCGTCTGCCACACCGACAGGAGCCGCTCGACCTCGAACTCGTCGAGCGCGGGGGCGAGGGCGCTGATCCCGGCGTGAATTCCGGCGGGTTCGTCGACCAGCGTGCCGAGGACATCGAACACGACGGCGTCGACTTCGAGCTCTGACATGGGGAGGGGCTCCTCAGACTGGGCGGGACGGGACTGGGCGATGTGGGACGGTGCGGGGCGCGGCCGGACAAACGGTCACGGAGCCGGCGTCCGGGGCGGGACCTTGTGGACGGCCGTGTCGTCGGGGCTCAGGCGCCGCCCGTCCGCCGACAGCACTTCGAGGGTGCGCAGACTCTGACCCTGTCGCCGGTCGACCAACTGGGAGTGCGGTTCGCCGGGCGCGAAGAAGTTCTGCTCGCCCCACTGGCGCAGCGCCACGATGACGGGGAAGAGCGCCTTTCCCTTGGGCGTGAGGACGTACTCGCGATAAGCGCTGCCGTCCGAGGCCGGGACGGACTCCAGGACTCCGCCGTCCACGAGAGTGCGCAGACGCGCGGTGAGGATGTTCTTCGCCACGCCGAGGCTGCGCTGGAACTCGCCGAAGCGCCGGCTCCCGTCGAAGGCGTCCCGCACGATCAGCAGGGACCACCAGTCGCCGATCGCGTCCACCGACCGGGCCACCGGGCAGTCACTGTCGTCGAAACGCGTCCTGGTCACCATGGCGTCCGCCTCTCACTCTCCCCTTGGTTGCAACATGCTACCAAGGACCGCTACCGTCATCACCTCCCCTGGTGGCAACTTGCAACCAGGCGTGGATGGACGGAGGTGGGACGCGCATGCCCTGCGACGGCGAGGCCGCGACACGACGGTTCGGCACCCGAGCGGAAGACGGGAACAAGAACGAGGGCAGGGGTGAGGCCGGGACCGAGAACGGAGACGGTGACAGCAGCGCAGGCGAGACCGGGGGCCGCGCCACGTTCAGCCTCTCCCCCGGCATCGTGCTCCTCTTCGCCATCGCCTGCGGAGCATCCGTGGCCAACGTCTACTTCTCCCAGCCGCTCCTGGTGACCATGGGCCACGACCTCGCCATGAGCCCCGCACTCATCGGCAGCGTGGTCACGCTCACGCATGTGGGGTACGGCCTCGGACTCTTCTTCCTCGTACCGCTCGGAGACAGAGTCGACCGACGCCGACTCGTCGTGGTCCAACTACTGGGCCTTGTAGGCGCGCTGTCCCTCGTGGCCACCGCCCGCACAGCGGGGATGCTGCTCGCGGGGATGGCCGCCACGGGGCTCCTCGCCGTCGTCACCCAGACACTGGTGGCCTTCGCGGCCTCGCTGGCGCCGGCCGCGCGCCGCGGACGGGTCGTCGGCCTGGTCACCAGCGGTGTGGTCGTCGGGATCCTGCTGGCCCGCACCGCGTCCGGCGTGCTGGCCGACCTCGCGGGCTGGCGCTCCGTCTACCTCGCCTCGGCCTCCCTCACCGCGCTGCTCGCGCTGGTCCTCCACCGGGTGCTCCCGCGCGACCGGGCGCTCCCGCCCGGCAGCGGCGCTCCCGGGACGAGGAGGACGCCCCTTCGCTACGGCGAACTCCTGCTCTCCACCGTCACCTTGTTCGCCCGTGAGCGGCTGCTGCGGCTTCGCGCCCTTTTCTGCCTGCTGGTGTTCGCCGCCTTCAGCACCCTGTGGAGCAGCGTCGCGCTGCCGCTCAGCGAGGCCCCGTACTCCCTGTCCCACAGCGCGATCGGCGCGCTCGGACTGGTCGGTGCCGCCGGGGCCCTCGCCGCGACCGCGGCGGGGCGCCTCAACGACCGCGGTCTCTCCCGGCAGACCACCGGCACCGCACTGGCTCTGCTCGCCGTCTCGTGGGTGCCCCTCGCCTTCACCCGCAGCTCTCTCGCGGCCCTGATCATCGGCGTGGTGCTCCTCGACCTCGCCGTGCAGGCGGTCCACGTCACCAACCAGACGTTGATCTACGCACTGCACCCGGAGGCGGGCAGTCGGCTGATCGGCGGCTACATGGTCTTCTACTCGGTCGGCAGCGCCCTCGGCGCCATCGCCGCGACCTCCCTCTACACGGTGGGCGGTTGGGGAGCCGTGTGCGGACTGGGCGCGGGGTTCAGCTGCGTCGCGTTGGCGCTGTGGGCGGCCACGCGGCGGAGTGTCGACGGGGCTGCGGACAGGGTGGGGTGATTCGGCGTCAAAGGCCGTTGTCAGTGCCTCCGCATAGAGTGAATACATCACTCGGGGAACATCACTCGGGGAACCTCGAAGGGGGAGCACTGACGTGTCCGCAAACAGGATTCAGCACAAGGTGAATCACGTCGCGCTGGTGGTCGACTGTTCCGGTTCCATGCAGCCGCACCAGAGCCAACTCATTCGCGTGGTGGACGAGTTCGTGGCGGGTTTGAAGGCCGAGTCGGACAGTCTCGGCCACGAGACCCGTATCAGCCTCTATTCCTTCGACCACAAGGTGGAGAACCTGGTCTGGGACATGGACGTGAAGCATCTTCCGTCCATGCGCGGGCTGTACCGGGTGAAGAACGGGGCGACGGCGCTCATCGAGGCTTCTTTGAAGTCCCTGGACGACCTGGGGCACATCTGGGAGGAATACGGGGAGCACAGCTTCCTCCAGATCGTCGTCAC
This window encodes:
- a CDS encoding BTAD domain-containing putative transcriptional regulator, which codes for MGPEPVGPQSVGPVRFGVLGTVTAWNAERPLALGGPRQRAVLARLIVARRHVVPVTRLIDDLWDDPPERALGTVRTFVAALRKAVEPDRPHRAPARLLVTEGPGYALRAAPDAVDAWRFETAVTEVRQAPPPDALRRLDEALAWWRGPAYADFPDEEWARTERSRLAELRALAVERRAEAALACGRAADVVPDLDAHVARHPWREDAWRLLSLALYRAGRQGDALATLRRARVTLADELGLDPGSGLRRLESDILAQDTALEDGREGPFLGTAATAPPRSASRLWTEAAASYDRTVEAGARARLESTVGLMRNLAVTGAGGLLAARRHRMAAVEAAEEYDDAELTARVIGAFDVPAIWTRADDPELARQIVAAAERTLVHLPHDASDAARCRLLATVAVETRGARTPRGPRAAREAERLARHLDDPALLAFALNGTYMQSFTRAGLAPQRDAIGAEIVELAARQGLVTFEVLGHLIRLQARAGLGDFPGADAHAAAAARLSERHELPLVGVFTRWYDALRHAASGDVAGAETAMRVAAAHLDEAGMPGMRTGLLPLALVTLRLAHLLPPDVDLTLDWGPHRPWAEALALAETGRHAQARAALRALPEPPPDLLYEALCCVEAEAALRVGDRAGLERVRARLLPAAGQVAGAGSGVLTAGPVDMWLARVGDARA
- a CDS encoding haloacid dehalogenase type II — protein: MSELEVDAVVFDVLGTLVDEPAGIHAGISALAPALDEFEVERLLSVWQTHVEREQRRMVDGLRPYATSDVLDLEAAQLVADAVQAGDARAVAALGLTGRRLPPWPDTVAGLTRLAERFPLLALSNASRPALLELNAYAGLRWHQALSAEDARTYKPDPAVYRLAVTVSGRPPERLLMVAAHAWDLRAAQSLGLRTAYVARPVGDPPAPSDTFDLYADDLPHLVEQLDRRRK
- a CDS encoding alpha/beta fold hydrolase; translated protein: MTPTVPGFDHQHVPVADGVRLHVAVGGSGSPVVLLHGFPQTHLMWRHVAADLAAEHTVICPDLRGYGASDKPADADGATYSKRTMAADVVALARALGHDRFALAGHDRGALVAVRAGLDHPEAVTHLLSLDVLPTLDMWEVMHGTTAAVGFHLYLMAQPPGLPEELIGSAPDAFFGHFLDIWTRDPAAIPADVRAAYLKACREAVPSIVADYRASAHIDVRHDQADRDAGNRLAMPVSVLQQDWGAALGFDAAALWRAWAPDLHHATVSCGHFMAEEEPAVVGAAIRDLLTR
- a CDS encoding winged helix-turn-helix transcriptional regulator, encoding MVTRTRFDDSDCPVARSVDAIGDWWSLLIVRDAFDGSRRFGEFQRSLGVAKNILTARLRTLVDGGVLESVPASDGSAYREYVLTPKGKALFPVIVALRQWGEQNFFAPGEPHSQLVDRRQGQSLRTLEVLSADGRRLSPDDTAVHKVPPRTPAP
- a CDS encoding MFS transporter — its product is MPCDGEAATRRFGTRAEDGNKNEGRGEAGTENGDGDSSAGETGGRATFSLSPGIVLLFAIACGASVANVYFSQPLLVTMGHDLAMSPALIGSVVTLTHVGYGLGLFFLVPLGDRVDRRRLVVVQLLGLVGALSLVATARTAGMLLAGMAATGLLAVVTQTLVAFAASLAPAARRGRVVGLVTSGVVVGILLARTASGVLADLAGWRSVYLASASLTALLALVLHRVLPRDRALPPGSGAPGTRRTPLRYGELLLSTVTLFARERLLRLRALFCLLVFAAFSTLWSSVALPLSEAPYSLSHSAIGALGLVGAAGALAATAAGRLNDRGLSRQTTGTALALLAVSWVPLAFTRSSLAALIIGVVLLDLAVQAVHVTNQTLIYALHPEAGSRLIGGYMVFYSVGSALGAIAATSLYTVGGWGAVCGLGAGFSCVALALWAATRRSVDGAADRVG
- a CDS encoding MBL fold metallo-hydrolase produces the protein MQTQTPPGTPHWNVGDVTVHRIDEIFLPPETGPWLLPDATPDVVAQHPWLHTGFTDDASALRLDSHTFALTVGTLRVLVDTGIGNGKTRANPAWHDLRTDYLQRLTDAGFPPDSVDLVVLTHLHTDHVGWNTREENGAWLPTFPRARYVTSRAEREFWSGYAMDEPRQQMFRDSVHPVEDAGLLDLVDVPAEGAEVAPGIRLVPTPGHTPGHVAVEVHSNGASALITGDLLHHPVQLPHPHIGSCVDIDPGQAEATRSDLLASLTDTETLLLGTHFPHPTAGRVVSDGDTYRLAPVPPSHTASPA